The genome window tctgagcctcagttgcctcacCTGTAAAGTGTTGGACTTCCAGCTTTGAATCCCAAAATCTTTTGGCAGCTCTTTGGGGGCTCTTAGAGTGAGTTGGGAAGTGGGGGGAGAGCTATGTGGTGGGGAAATTGGGGCtacccctccctctccttctgcaGATAATGACCATTCTGCGGCCATGGACAATGTCGGCTGCGGTGCTTCTGGCTCTGTTGGCTTACCTTGGGGCTCTGGTCGAGGGCTACCCCTCCAAACCCGAGGCCCCAAGTGGGAACGCCTCACCTGAGGAGCTCAGTCGCTACTACGCCTCCCTTCGGCATTATCTCAATTTGGTCAC of Gracilinanus agilis isolate LMUSP501 unplaced genomic scaffold, AgileGrace unplaced_scaffold32715, whole genome shotgun sequence contains these proteins:
- the PYY gene encoding peptide YY, encoding IMTILRPWTMSAAVLLALLAYLGALVEGYPSKPEAPSGNASPEELSRYYASLRHYLNLVTRQR